The following coding sequences are from one Streptomyces sp. NBC_00536 window:
- a CDS encoding peptidase inhibitor family I36 protein: MRTSSTVLAAVFLAATTLLPGAASAAHAAGPPPLGACATGQLCFWANPDFKGAKQIFELTEITTNDCVSLPPGKNAQGLANRTGRQVTTYQSAECAETGEFQTYSGDGTWLPQSPYQVRAFKVWER, encoded by the coding sequence CGTACGAGTTCCACCGTGCTCGCCGCCGTGTTCCTGGCCGCCACCACCCTGCTCCCCGGCGCGGCCTCGGCCGCCCACGCCGCCGGGCCGCCGCCGCTCGGGGCATGCGCCACCGGACAGCTGTGCTTCTGGGCGAACCCGGACTTCAAGGGCGCGAAGCAGATCTTCGAACTGACCGAGATCACCACCAACGACTGCGTCTCGCTGCCGCCGGGCAAGAACGCGCAGGGCCTCGCCAACCGCACCGGACGGCAGGTGACCACCTACCAGTCGGCCGAGTGCGCCGAGACCGGGGAGTTCCAGACCTACTCCGGTGACGGCACCTGGCTGCCCCAGTCCCCCTACCAGGTGAGGGCGTTCAAGGTGTGGGAGCGATAG